CGGCCTGGTACTGGCCCTCACTCGCGGGGGACAGCTGGACGAGGCTGAAAAAGCGCTCAAGCCACTGCTGGCAGAACGCAGCGAGGATGTAGCGGTGAATCTGGCCAGGGTCGAACTCGACATAGCGCGCGGTCGCTACGACGTCGCGCTGGATCGAATCGATCAGTTACTTGCGGTCAACCCGGCCAACTACCCACTGCTCGAAGCGAAGGCCGACACCCTGTTACGCGCCCGTCGTTACGAAGAGTCCCGCACGGTGTACGACAAGCTGGCGAGTCAGCGGCCTTACGACCCCGACATCTGGTACATGGTCGCTGAAATCAGGGGCCTGGCCGGCGATATCCTTGGCGTACACACCGCTCGCGCGGAGTATTTCATGCTCGCCGGAGACCTTGACCAGGCCGCGCAACAGCTCGAGCTGGCGGCCAGGCGTGCCGAAGGCAACTTCGTAGAAAGCTCGCGAATCGAGGCGCGCCAGGAGCAACTGGCACGCCTGCGAAAACTGCTCGAAGAGATGTAGTGCAGGCGACCGTCAGGCGTTACCCGCAACCGGCAGGTTGGCGTTGCGGGTGAAGGACAGCATCCGCTCCAGTGGCATGACCGCTCGCGGGATCAGGTGCTCCGGGACGATGATCTCGTCGGTACCCTGCTCCAGCGCCTGCAGTACGCGCGGCAGCGTATTCATCGCCATCCACGGACAATGTGCACAGCTACGGCACGTAGCCCCATTTCCGGCCGTCGGCGCCTCTATCAAGCGCCGGTCCGGCGCGCCCTGCTGCATCTTGTAGAAGATGCCGCGGTCGGTTGCAACGATGAAAGTCGGGTTGGGCAAGGTCTGGGTCGCGCGAATCAGCTGGCTGGTGGAGCCTACTACGTCGGCCAGCTCGACGACCGAAGCCGGGGACTCCGGATGGACCAGAACCGCAGCGTCCGGATAAATTTCCTTGAGGTCCAGGAGCGACTTGGCCTTGAACTCCTCGTGAACGATGCACGAGCCTTCCCAAAGCAGCATGTCCGCGCCGGTCTGCGTCTGGATGTAATGGCCCAGATGCTGATCCGGCGCCCAGATGATCTTCTCGCCCTTGTCCATCAGATGTTCGACGATGCCCAGCGCGCAGCTCGACGTAACTACCCAGTCGGCCCGCGCCTTTACCGCAGCGGAGGTATTGGCATAGACGACCACGGTGCGGTCGGGGTGTTGATCGCAGAAGGCAGCGAACTCGTCGATAGGACAACCGATGTCCAGCGAACAGGTTGCTTCCTGCGTCGGCATCAGAATCCGCTTCTCGGGACTGAGGATTTTCGCCGTCTCGCCCATGAAGCGCACCCCCGCGACGATCAACGTCGATGCAGGATGCTCCTTGCCGAAGCGGGCCATTTCCAGCGAGTCCGACACGCAACCGCCGGTCTCCTCGGCAAGCGCCTGGATCATGGGGTCGGTGTAGTAATGAGCGACCAGTACGGCGTCACGCTCCTTCAGAGCTGCAGCGATGCGGGCGCGATAATCGGCCTGCTCCGCTTCGCTCAACACCGGCGGCTGCTTTGCCGCCAGATGGGCCTGTACGAGTACACGCTCGGGAATCTGAGACATTGATCGAACCATAGAGGGGGATGAGCCCACAGTGTATCACGAGGGCACAGCCGTCGATCATCGAGGCTCTACCGTGCGACAACGCGTCGGGCCATCTCCATGAACTTCCCATCCGTCGGGCCAGTCAAGAGAGATAAGACGAGCCTATTCACATCGTCACGGACCCAGGAGCTTGAAATGATTCAAAACGTGCCCGGCGTATTGTTCTCCCCCGCGACCGGCTGGCGTCAGCTGCGGGATCAGTCTGATCAGCACCCATGGAGCTTCCTCCCGGTATTGCTTGTATTCGCGCTGATCCCGGCGATATGTATTTATATCGGCACCGCCCATGTCGGATGGGAGATGTTTGGCAGCGAAGACAACCGGTTGCTCACGCGAAGCAGCGCCATCATGCTCGGCATACTGGTTTACGTCGGATTTGTCTTCGGTGTCGGGGTCATGGCGCAGGTCGTGCGTTGGATTCTTTTCCGTACCGCAGGGCGCCCAACCCTGGCAAGGGCAATGGCCTTCGTCACCTTCGTCTCGTTACCACTGATGATTGGGGGACTCGCTGGCGCCTTTCCCTATCGCGTGTTGATCGTCGGCGGGGCTTTCATCACCACGGTGTGGTCGGTCCTTCTCCTGTTCAAGGGACTGCCGGTCTTCATGCATCTCAAGGATAGCGATCAGACCCGCTTCCTGGGCGCCTGCATCGTGGCAGCAGGCTTTCTCGTGTTGATCACCAACGCGTTCGTCTTCCAGCATATGTGGCGGACGACTCAAACCGATGCGAGCTATGTAGGATCGCAGGAAGAACAAAGCGGAATGGATTGAGGGGGGGGTTGTAACGGACCAAGCGGAAGCATCCTGCTTCCGCTCACTGAGGTCAGGCTCGGGTCAACTGCGCTCGCCCTGGCCGCTTTGGCCACCCTGACTGTTCTGACCGCCCTTGCGACCGGCTTCGGAGGCGCGTCCCGGGTCGTTCTTGAAATTGCCGCCACTCTGCTGGCCCCCCTTGCGTCCCGCTTCTGCTGCGCGTTCACGGTCTTCCGCGAAATTACCTTTACCACCTTGATGTTGAGCCATGTTCAATATCCTCTGATGTTCGGGTTGTCGAGCGCAGCACGCGCTCAATAGTGGGAGCCCGTCACACTGGAATCGTTCGCAGTTACATTAGAGATATTGAGACTGAAAAACGCTTTTCCAATAACAGAAAAACGAAAAGACAGGCAAACCTGAATCATCGACAAATCAGGGTCATATCGCTTTGGTATTAACACGGTTCGTGTGTGTGATTGCGGTGCCCACTATAAGGATCATGAGGCCACTCCGAACTTTTGACAGACTGGTTACTCAAATCTGGTGAGTGGCATCATCGACTTGTTAATCGGGTCAATAGCCAGGCCGTTAATATAATGTGCCGGCGCATGATACCGACGATGCCCCAGAGTAAACAGACATCAGGAGAAGTTTCAGCAGTCTCCAACACGCTCCAAAGTCTGAAAAGCTCATCTACCCAATAAGGAATGAATTATGAAGACAGCACACATGTTCAAAACCGGAGCACTCGCCGTCGCCATGTCCCTTGCTGCCAGCTCGGCCTGGGCAATGGACGCAGAAGAATTTATCGATAGCGCAGCTGAAAAAGGCTTCGCCGAAATCGAAACCGCAAAGCTGGCGCAGGAGCGCGGGCAGTCGGAAGAGGTGAACAAGTTCGCCGAGAAAATGATCGAGGACCATCGCTCCTCCAACGAGGAACTCAAGGAGATGGCCCAGGAGAAGAACCTTGAGTTTCCCGATGACGCCACTCTGATGGATCGCGGCAAGGCGATGATCCTGAAGCTGCGCGAGGGTGAAAACTTCGATCAGGCTTACGCAAACAATCAGGTCGTTGCACATGAGCAGACCATCGAGATTTACGAAGTAGCCTCGCAGGAGCTGCAGGACGAAGAGCTGAAAGAGTGGGCTTCCGACCAGCTCGAAATGCTTCGTGAACACTACGGTGAAGCCAAGCAGCTGCAGACTCAGACCGGTGCCGAAGGCGACTCCGATAGCTGATAGCAGGATTGATCGTGAATTGATAAAGGGCGCTTCGGCGCCCTTTATCATGCGCGCTGATGCGGGCCAGTCGCCCAATCAGTCGCCCAAGAAAAAGGGCAGCCAGGCTGCCCTTTCTTCACGCCGCACCTACCGTCAGTTCTTGGCACGCTCGGTATCGCGTAGTGCCTTGACCTGATCATGGTTGCGCAGCACGCCGTCGTACTGACGCTGCACGACCGCACGGATCTCCGGCGGCAGGTCCTTCTCCAGCGCCTGCTTGTAATTCTTCTTGGCGACATCTTCGCCCCGCTCGCATTCACTGAGGACCGCTTCGTCGCTTTTGCCGGTAATGGCCGATTTGATGTCTACCCAACGGCGGTGCATGTCGCCGCTCAAGCTGGTGCTGTCTTCGGGGTCACCACCGAGCTGGACGACGATCGCCTGTAGCTCGGCAGCAGCCTTGGCGCACTCCTGAGCTCGCGCGGTGAACAGGCTCTTCAGATCCTGGCGCTTGATATCCTCGGCGCAATCCTTGAAGCCCGCCTCACCGTCCTTGCTGGTCTCGATAAGGTTGTTCAGCGTTGAAATGACGTCTTTGACGTTATCGGCTGCCATGTTGTCGTATCTCCTCGGTTGCAGTGAAAGTTCGATTCAAACCACCCGTCTCAAGCCTGGCGGTTTTGCATTTTCTGCTTCATTTCGCAATGCCCGGTCGAGCCGCGCAGCAGCGCTGCAGCACCCATGGCCATGCTCGCCATACCAAAGATGCCGCCGCGACGCATGCCGCGGAACACCAGCAGAGCCCCGCCAGCCAGTGACGCTGCACGCTCCATGCCCTGGACATTGGTCGGGCCGTTGACCATGGACTTGATCTTGTTCAGCGGGCTTTCGTTCTGGGAAGATTGAAGTTGATTCATGTAAACCTCGTATTCGTCGGATTGGAAAATTCGACGGCTCCCTCGTCTACCCAAGTGACCTGCCGGTCCGCAAGAGGTTCAGCGGGCCACCAGGATCAGCGCTCCTTCTGTTGAAAGAGATTGCCATGGCCGTAGCCCTTGGCAGGGGTTGGGGGAGTGCCAAACTTTTGCCACAGTCTTTCGTGGAAGAAATAGGCGACGGTGTTGCACGCAGGCTCGATCAGCGCGATCAGCCCACCGGTAACGATGCTTCCTGTAAGCCAGTAGGCGACGGTGAACGCTACCGCGAAATGCACGACGGCGAAGCTCAATGTCTTCGCCAACGTTCTGCGCGTATGACGAGCCAGATGGGCCGTCAGCCATGCTCTCATCGCTTGGCAACCGCGTCCGGGGCTGCATCGCGAGTCAGAAACGCGCTGACAACCTGCGGCAGGTGATCCTTCAACCACTGGGCCATGGCGATCTCCTGCTCGATGATTGTTTCGCAGGCTCTCTGAGTTTCCGTATCACCCACTTCCTTGGCCGCTGCAATCAGCACGGTATAGGATGCGATTTCGAGATTCTCGAATACGTAGCCCATTGCCGCACCCTTGACGACCTCGTCAGTCATGATGCTCCCGCCGACGCCTTGTGCGAACGCCATCATCTTGCCGCCGAAATCCTTGATGCCAGACGGCGACGCGTCATAGCGAGCCAGGCATTGCTCAATCAGTTCGCGCTGCCCCTGAGTCTCAGTGATGTGTTCCTCGATACGCGCCCTGAGCTCCGGATAATGCTCCAGGCGTTCGGACTGAGCCTTTAACATGGTTTCTGCCTGTTGTTCCATGGCATGCGCATCGCGCAACCAGTCGACAAGATTCTTCACCTTTGAATCGTTGATATTCATCGGCCACCTTCCTCGCAAAAGTTGTTCAGTCTTTATGAGAAAGGATCGCAGGACTTAAGTTCATACCTGAATTGGCTCGCCTGATATTAGCAAGACATCAAAAGGACACTACTTGGAATGTATATCTGCGATCAGCTGACCGCCTTAATCAAAAACTATCGTTGAGATCATTCCTATATATAAAAAAAACTCTGAACCATCTTCCATTGTTTCCCTTCTATCTATTAGTGGCTGTGCTTGACGCTATGAGATCGTCCGCAGACTTCAACCCGCTTCAAATAAAAGATTTGCCTGCCTGAGGAGGCATACATGCACGGACTATCCGGAATTCTTGATAACCAGGGCGTCCCGCTGGAGAAACAGGCGTTCACCTGGAAAGACATCTCCAGCAAGCCGATCAGCAAGCTGGATGACGACGCCTTCACCCGCGTGCGGATCATCCTGATGAATGGGATCGAGCAGGATGCGTTGCGCCTGAAACACTTCGGCGCCATGTTCAACAAGGATTTGCAGCTGCCACTGGCGCAGGTGCGCCGCGTGGAGCAACACCAGATGACCAGCATCAACTGGCTTCTGTCATCGGATCATTCGCCGCTCGAGACCACCGTCGCGTACGAACAGGTCGCGATCGAGGTCACCGCCGCCGTCGCGCAAACCGAGCCTGATCCCTATCAGGCGCAGACCTATCGCTTCGGCCTACTGGAAGACTTCGACCATCTTTACCGATATTCGGCGATGCTCGATCGTCTCGAGGGGAAGGATGCCAATAATATCCTGCAGGGTTACACCGACATCGTGCCGGGCCGTCCGACCTCCGAGCATCACCGGGCGCCTGAAAGCGATCTGCGCGACAACTACCACAAGGAAGAAGCTGCACTGATCACCAAGATTCACGCAGCCATGATTACCGCAGCCGAATTCCAGACGCACGACTACTACATGAATATCGGCCCGCTGTTCTCTGATCCGGTCGCCCGGCAACTGTATGCCGAAATCGCCTCGGTGGAAGAACAGCACGTCACCCAGTACGGATCACTCAAGGACCCGAGCGAGTCGTTTCTGGAGAAATGGATGATTCACGAGGCAATGGAGGTCTACAACTACAAGAGCTGCGCCGAGCAGGAGGAGAATCCGCGCATCAAGGCGATGTGGGAGCGCTTCCTCGATTATGAGCTGGGTCATCTGAACCTGGTCTGCGATTTGTTCAAGCGGATCGAGCGTCGAGATCCGGCCGAGATTCTGGGCGGAACGCTGCCTGAGATGGTGCAGTTCAAGAGTCAGCGCGACTTCGTTCGCAAGGTTCTCGCCGAAGAGGTGGACCTTCGTACCAGCGGCACGCAATACGTGGCCAAGCTGGATGAAAGCCCCCTCTCCCTGGATTACCGCACTCAGATGAATTCCCAAGGCGTTGCTTCCGATATCGCCTCGGCTGGCTATGCATGGCATCCGGGCACCGAGCTCGCCCGCAACAAGGCTAAGTAGGAGAACCTCATGACCAACCCAGCATCGAAGATGGGCCATAACCGTACCGGGGCCCAAATGTCACCGAAGGACACCGAACGGCAACTTGACGCACTCAAGCATTTCCCGCCGGACGTACCCGGCAATCCGTCTCAGCTGCTCAATGCGCGGCGCGAGGAAGCCACCGAAGCCGGTCGTATCGGGTCGGTTCCTGTCCCGGGTTCAGCCAAAGGTATGCTCAAGAGCACCTTTGAAAAGATGCTCGGCAAGA
Above is a window of Halopseudomonas nanhaiensis DNA encoding:
- a CDS encoding ferritin-like domain-containing protein, whose product is MNINDSKVKNLVDWLRDAHAMEQQAETMLKAQSERLEHYPELRARIEEHITETQGQRELIEQCLARYDASPSGIKDFGGKMMAFAQGVGGSIMTDEVVKGAAMGYVFENLEIASYTVLIAAAKEVGDTETQRACETIIEQEIAMAQWLKDHLPQVVSAFLTRDAAPDAVAKR
- a CDS encoding DUF2061 domain-containing protein, with amino-acid sequence MRAWLTAHLARHTRRTLAKTLSFAVVHFAVAFTVAYWLTGSIVTGGLIALIEPACNTVAYFFHERLWQKFGTPPTPAKGYGHGNLFQQKER
- a CDS encoding DUF4142 domain-containing protein, whose amino-acid sequence is MKTAHMFKTGALAVAMSLAASSAWAMDAEEFIDSAAEKGFAEIETAKLAQERGQSEEVNKFAEKMIEDHRSSNEELKEMAQEKNLEFPDDATLMDRGKAMILKLREGENFDQAYANNQVVAHEQTIEIYEVASQELQDEELKEWASDQLEMLREHYGEAKQLQTQTGAEGDSDS
- the nadA gene encoding quinolinate synthase NadA, yielding MSQIPERVLVQAHLAAKQPPVLSEAEQADYRARIAAALKERDAVLVAHYYTDPMIQALAEETGGCVSDSLEMARFGKEHPASTLIVAGVRFMGETAKILSPEKRILMPTQEATCSLDIGCPIDEFAAFCDQHPDRTVVVYANTSAAVKARADWVVTSSCALGIVEHLMDKGEKIIWAPDQHLGHYIQTQTGADMLLWEGSCIVHEEFKAKSLLDLKEIYPDAAVLVHPESPASVVELADVVGSTSQLIRATQTLPNPTFIVATDRGIFYKMQQGAPDRRLIEAPTAGNGATCRSCAHCPWMAMNTLPRVLQALEQGTDEIIVPEHLIPRAVMPLERMLSFTRNANLPVAGNA
- a CDS encoding Yip1 family protein; the encoded protein is MNFPSVGPVKRDKTSLFTSSRTQELEMIQNVPGVLFSPATGWRQLRDQSDQHPWSFLPVLLVFALIPAICIYIGTAHVGWEMFGSEDNRLLTRSSAIMLGILVYVGFVFGVGVMAQVVRWILFRTAGRPTLARAMAFVTFVSLPLMIGGLAGAFPYRVLIVGGAFITTVWSVLLLFKGLPVFMHLKDSDQTRFLGACIVAAGFLVLITNAFVFQHMWRTTQTDASYVGSQEEQSGMD
- a CDS encoding YgaP-like transmembrane domain, producing MNQLQSSQNESPLNKIKSMVNGPTNVQGMERAASLAGGALLVFRGMRRGGIFGMASMAMGAAALLRGSTGHCEMKQKMQNRQA
- a CDS encoding general stress protein, which gives rise to MAQHQGGKGNFAEDRERAAEAGRKGGQQSGGNFKNDPGRASEAGRKGGQNSQGGQSGQGERS
- a CDS encoding PA2169 family four-helix-bundle protein, which translates into the protein MAADNVKDVISTLNNLIETSKDGEAGFKDCAEDIKRQDLKSLFTARAQECAKAAAELQAIVVQLGGDPEDSTSLSGDMHRRWVDIKSAITGKSDEAVLSECERGEDVAKKNYKQALEKDLPPEIRAVVQRQYDGVLRNHDQVKALRDTERAKN